One Henriciella litoralis genomic window carries:
- a CDS encoding histone deacetylase family protein — protein MPLPLVHHPDYDADSVPDGHRFPMRKYSLVAEILRARGESFTVPAHARESWLHRAHDPGYVSAVLTSSVDRKAARRIGFEMTPAIAARTRASVGGTCLATRLALEHGAAVNLAGGSHHADYEGGAGFCVFNDVAVAAQIALDDGLVSQIAVIDCDVHHGDGTARIFAAEPRVFTSSLHCEQNWPRDKPPSDLDVGIERGSGDEAYLAALKTMIDDVLARVTPQLVFYNAGVDPHADDRLGLLELSDDGLRQRDQLVVDAFASHGIPIVGVLGGGYSSDASDVAMRHTFLVDALKTIASSGV, from the coding sequence ATGCCGCTCCCGCTCGTTCACCACCCTGACTATGACGCCGACTCCGTGCCTGACGGGCACCGGTTTCCGATGCGCAAATACTCGCTGGTGGCTGAAATTCTGCGTGCACGCGGTGAGAGTTTCACCGTGCCGGCCCATGCGCGTGAAAGCTGGCTGCACCGGGCGCATGACCCAGGATATGTGTCGGCGGTGCTGACAAGCTCGGTCGACCGGAAGGCGGCCCGCCGGATCGGGTTTGAGATGACACCGGCTATCGCGGCGCGGACGCGGGCCTCGGTGGGGGGCACGTGTCTTGCGACGCGACTGGCCCTGGAGCATGGCGCGGCGGTTAATCTAGCAGGCGGTAGCCATCATGCAGACTATGAGGGCGGGGCGGGCTTCTGCGTGTTCAATGATGTGGCGGTGGCCGCGCAGATCGCGCTTGATGATGGGTTGGTGAGCCAGATCGCCGTGATCGATTGCGACGTTCATCATGGCGATGGAACGGCCCGTATCTTCGCTGCTGAGCCACGCGTTTTTACCTCGTCGCTCCATTGTGAGCAGAACTGGCCAAGGGATAAGCCGCCATCCGACCTTGATGTGGGGATTGAGCGGGGGAGCGGGGACGAAGCATATCTCGCCGCGCTAAAGACCATGATCGACGATGTGCTGGCGCGGGTGACGCCGCAGCTTGTCTTCTACAATGCTGGCGTCGATCCGCATGCAGATGACCGACTTGGCTTGCTGGAGCTCAGCGATGACGGGCTGCGCCAGCGCGATCAGCTTGTGGTCGATGCGTTCGCGTCTCACGGGATTCCGATTGTCGGCGTGTTGGGCGGGGGCTATTCCAGTGATGCAAGCGATGTTGCCATGCGACACACTTTCCTGGTCGATGCCCTGAAAACAATCGCGTCTTCAGGCGTTTGA